A region of Vigna radiata var. radiata cultivar VC1973A chromosome 6, Vradiata_ver6, whole genome shotgun sequence DNA encodes the following proteins:
- the LOC106763050 gene encoding DNA topoisomerase 2-binding protein 1-A isoform X1 has protein sequence MLKTKTLKMKAFQGANVFMSRNLVPPEVFDALHDAVKDNGAQLHLCCDPSRNGPDDYHIIASSKHEKFDDLKSKGCKLLGPRCVLSCAKGGRPLPKQGFTCCLAMDGVKVLASGFDTEEKVKIEELVAEMGGVLHTKTSLDLNFVIVKNVLARKYKWALNELKKPIVTYEWLKQCSEEHRVVPQESYKVLPFSGLKICVTGIPADVRKEMEKLILQNGGKYSAELTKNCTHLISEAPQGDKYKVAKRWGHIHIVIKKWFDQSIARRACLNEEFFPVQHGSVSSHKVTRDLTMQHSQEKDIGKLQSAASSGTTDSNVQVSCAEFRDRDHEAMPSEFMSSDSQTRIFAKEADAEPPLQTSGELNLDNIVADDSESDDNDLYLSECRILLVGFEALEMRKLINIVRKGGGSRYMSFNDKLTHIVVGNPTEMEKKDVRSLAALGVIYVVKTSWLEDCDHKKKEVPVLRRHIAYDLLQPKASLVKAVTESTSMDHSKSSSCHQSSHQVDFENVKPESLEKRKEQIKDMDINGHSFRKANCRTMLQNQLPDNKLSTQGMSQHDFSVQYEKSANVFRGKLFCFSNLFPEEKRGEIVQWISQGGGEVISGQAEQIVHYTVECHGVTPMLTGDSKSLSVSSHWIRSCLEAGSLLDVGSHILYSPLPCHVPLPGFERFRFCVSQYEEKDRNLLRNLCFVLGAKFGEKLHKKVTHLLCKFTNGPKYDGARKWGIQSVTCEWIFECVKQNGVVAVDQFLPKEVTAQDREAGLCTVSQFPTQAAQMISDMPSQLSSQSQILRGITDKNVGCGVGNHETNFKKPSVYSKKARLVEEPCLSNKMPSASNSGIHAYGKNFSEDNTLIDGGEVCRTVPDVAAAIEDLLEQTSKMHGQRSPAHTGCERGIYPSDLSVLGEDNSNPHTVFGLSKHWLNSTESIYSYRNDRKEDDGEASQDRPAGIYDGFSETQTESQVVSYEEDLSGRQSLIDKYRTRSSTQ, from the exons ATGTTGAAGACGAAGACGTTGAAGATGAAAGCATTCCAAGGCGCCAATGTGTTCATGTCGCGAAACCTCGTGCCGCCGGAAGTCTTCGACGCGCTGCACGATGCCGTTAAAGATAACGGTGCTCAACTCCACCTCTGCTGCGATCCCTCCCGTAACGGCCCCGACGATTACCACATCATTGCTTCCAGTAAACAC GAGAAGTTCGATGATCTCAAATCCAAGGGCTGCAAGTTGCTCG GTCCTAGATGTGTTCTTTCGTGTGCCAAAGGTGGAAGGCCTTTGCCTAAACAAGGCTTCACTTGTTGCCTTGCCATGGACGGCGTCAAAGTACTTGCATCTGGCTTTGATACGGAAGAGAAG GTTAAGATAGAAGAGTTAGTGGCAGAAATGGGGGGAGTTCTACACACTAAAACATCGTTGGATTTGAACTTTGTCATTGTGAAAAATGTTTTAGCCAGGAAGTACAAG TGGGCTTTGAATGAATTGAAGAAACCAATAGTCACGTATGAATGGCTAAAACAATGCTCAGAGGAGCATCGTGTTGTTCCTCAAGAGTCATACAAGGTCCTTCCTTTCTCTGGGTTAAAGATTTGTGTTACTGGAATTCCTGCAG ATGTTCGTAAAGAGATGGAGAAGCTTATTTTACAAAATGGTGGAAAATACTCTGCGGAATTGACAAAGAATTGCACACATTTGATTTCTGAG GCTCCACAAGGTGACAAGTATAAGGTAGCAAAACGATGGGGCCACATTCATATTGTGATAAAGAAATGGTTTGATCAATCAATTGCTCGGAGAG CATGTCTGAATGAGGAGTTCTTCCCTGTTCAGCATGGATCTGTATCTTCACATAAAGTaactagggacttaacaatgcAACATAGCCAAGAAAAGGATATTGGGAAATTGCAATCTGCGGCATCCTCAGGTACTACAGATTCAAATGTGCAAGTTTCTTGTGCTGAGTTCAGGGACAGAGATCATGAAGCTATGCCATCTGAGTTTATGTCCTCAGATTCACAAACCCGTATATTTGCTAAGGAGGCAGATGCTGAACCTCCATTGCAGACCAGTGGTGAATTGAACCTTGACAATATTGTTGCTGATGATTCTGAATCTGATGATAATGACCTGTACTTATCAGAGTGCAGAATATTACTAGTTGGTTTTGAAGCTTTAGAAATGCGGAAACTAATTAATATTGTGCGCAAAGGTGGAGGCTCCCGGTATATGTCTTTTAATGACAAATTGACACACATAGTAGTTGGGAATCCTACTGAAAT GGAAAAGAAGGATGTGAGGAGTCTCGCTGCTTTAGGTGTAATTTATGTTGTTAAAACCTCATGGCTTGAAGATTGTGAccataaaaagaaagaagtcCCAGTGCTTAGGAGACACATTGCGTATGATCTACTTCAGCCAAAAG CAAGCTTGGTAAAAGCTGTAACAGAAAGCACATCTATGGATCACAGTAAAAGCTCCAGCTGTCATCAAAGCTCGCACCAGGTGGACTTTGAAAATGTGAAGCCAGAAtctttagagaaaagaaaagaacagatAAAAGATATGGATATAAATGGTCACTCATTCCGTAAAGCAAATTGTAGAACAATGTTGCAAAATCAACTTCCTGATAATAAATTGAGCACACAAGGAATGAGCCAGCATGACTTCAGTGTTCAATATGAAAAATCAGCAAATGTTTTCAGAGGGAAactgttttgtttttcaaatttgtttccTGAAGAAAAG AGAGGTGAGATTGTTCAATGGATAAGTCAAGGGGGAGGAGAGGTAATAAGTGGGCAAGCAGAACAGATTGTCCACTATACTGTTGAGTGTCATGGTGTAACACCCATGTTGACTGGTGATTCGAAGAGTTTGTCTGTTTCCAGTCACTGGATACGATCTTGTTTGGAG GCTGGATCCTTGCTGGATGTTGGTAGTCACATTCTTTATTCTCCACTTCCCTGCCATGTTCCCTTGCCTGGATTTGAAAGATTCAGGTTTTGTGTTTCACAGTATGAGGAGAAAGACAGAAATCTCCTAAGAAACTTGTGTTTTGTACTAGGAGCTAAATTTGGGGAGAAGTTGCATAAGAAGGTTACGCATTTGTTGTGTAAATTCACCAATGGACCCAAGTATGATGGTGCTCGTAAATGGGGGATTCAGTCAGTTACATGCGAATGGATATTTGAATGCGTCAAACAG aatGGGGTTGTTGCCGTTGATCAATTTTTACCAAAAGAAGTAACCGCTCAAGATCGAGAGGCAGGACTTTGCACCGTGAGTCAATTTCCTACCCAGGCTGCTCAAATGATAAGTGACATGCCCTCGCAATTGTCAAGCCAATCACAAATTTTGAGAGGCATCACAGATAAAAATGTGGGTTGTGGAGTTGGTAATCATGAGACCAATTTTAAGAAACCAAGTGTTTATAGCAAAAAGGCAAGACTTGTAGAAGAACCTTGCCTATCCAACAAGATGCCTTCGGCATCAAATTCAGGTATTCATGCCTATGGAAAGAATTTTTCTGAAGACAATACGCTAATAGATGGTGGAGAGGTTTGTCGTACTGTTCCTGATGTTGCTGCTGCAATTGAAGACTTGTTAGAGCAGACTAGTAAG ATGCATGGTCAGAGGTCCCCAGCACATACAGGGTGTGAGAGAGGT ATTTACCCGTCTGATCTTTCAGTCCTTGGTGAAGATAATTCCAATCCCCATACCGTTTTTGGGTTATCTAAACACTGGTTAAACAG TACTGAGAGCATATATTCTTATAGAAATGACAGAAAGGAAGATGATGGGGAGGCTTCTCAAGACAGACCAGCAGGAATATACGATGGTTTTAGTGAAACACAGACAGAATCTCAG GTTGTTAGTTATGAAGAAGATTTGTCAGGAAGGCAAAGCCTTATAGATAAATACCGAACTCGAAGTAGCACGCAGTGA
- the LOC106763050 gene encoding DNA topoisomerase 2-binding protein 1-A isoform X6, with the protein MAKTMLRGASCCSSRVIQDVRKEMEKLILQNGGKYSAELTKNCTHLISEAPQGDKYKVAKRWGHIHIVIKKWFDQSIARRACLNEEFFPVQHGSVSSHKVTRDLTMQHSQEKDIGKLQSAASSGTTDSNVQVSCAEFRDRDHEAMPSEFMSSDSQTRIFAKEADAEPPLQTSGELNLDNIVADDSESDDNDLYLSECRILLVGFEALEMRKLINIVRKGGGSRYMSFNDKLTHIVVGNPTEMEKKDVRSLAALGVIYVVKTSWLEDCDHKKKEVPVLRRHIAYDLLQPKASLVKAVTESTSMDHSKSSSCHQSSHQVDFENVKPESLEKRKEQIKDMDINGHSFRKANCRTMLQNQLPDNKLSTQGMSQHDFSVQYEKSANVFRGKLFCFSNLFPEEKRGEIVQWISQGGGEVISGQAEQIVHYTVECHGVTPMLTGDSKSLSVSSHWIRSCLEAGSLLDVGSHILYSPLPCHVPLPGFERFRFCVSQYEEKDRNLLRNLCFVLGAKFGEKLHKKVTHLLCKFTNGPKYDGARKWGIQSVTCEWIFECVKQNGVVAVDQFLPKEVTAQDREAGLCTVSQFPTQAAQMISDMPSQLSSQSQILRGITDKNVGCGVGNHETNFKKPSVYSKKARLVEEPCLSNKMPSASNSGIHAYGKNFSEDNTLIDGGEVCRTVPDVAAAIEDLLEQTSKMHGQRSPAHTGCERGIYPSDLSVLGEDNSNPHTVFGLSKHWLNSTESIYSYRNDRKEDDGEASQDRPAGIYDGFSETQTESQVVSYEEDLSGRQSLIDKYRTRSSTQ; encoded by the exons ATGGCTAAAACAATGCTCAGAGGAGCATCGTGTTGTTCCTCAAGAGTCATACAAG ATGTTCGTAAAGAGATGGAGAAGCTTATTTTACAAAATGGTGGAAAATACTCTGCGGAATTGACAAAGAATTGCACACATTTGATTTCTGAG GCTCCACAAGGTGACAAGTATAAGGTAGCAAAACGATGGGGCCACATTCATATTGTGATAAAGAAATGGTTTGATCAATCAATTGCTCGGAGAG CATGTCTGAATGAGGAGTTCTTCCCTGTTCAGCATGGATCTGTATCTTCACATAAAGTaactagggacttaacaatgcAACATAGCCAAGAAAAGGATATTGGGAAATTGCAATCTGCGGCATCCTCAGGTACTACAGATTCAAATGTGCAAGTTTCTTGTGCTGAGTTCAGGGACAGAGATCATGAAGCTATGCCATCTGAGTTTATGTCCTCAGATTCACAAACCCGTATATTTGCTAAGGAGGCAGATGCTGAACCTCCATTGCAGACCAGTGGTGAATTGAACCTTGACAATATTGTTGCTGATGATTCTGAATCTGATGATAATGACCTGTACTTATCAGAGTGCAGAATATTACTAGTTGGTTTTGAAGCTTTAGAAATGCGGAAACTAATTAATATTGTGCGCAAAGGTGGAGGCTCCCGGTATATGTCTTTTAATGACAAATTGACACACATAGTAGTTGGGAATCCTACTGAAAT GGAAAAGAAGGATGTGAGGAGTCTCGCTGCTTTAGGTGTAATTTATGTTGTTAAAACCTCATGGCTTGAAGATTGTGAccataaaaagaaagaagtcCCAGTGCTTAGGAGACACATTGCGTATGATCTACTTCAGCCAAAAG CAAGCTTGGTAAAAGCTGTAACAGAAAGCACATCTATGGATCACAGTAAAAGCTCCAGCTGTCATCAAAGCTCGCACCAGGTGGACTTTGAAAATGTGAAGCCAGAAtctttagagaaaagaaaagaacagatAAAAGATATGGATATAAATGGTCACTCATTCCGTAAAGCAAATTGTAGAACAATGTTGCAAAATCAACTTCCTGATAATAAATTGAGCACACAAGGAATGAGCCAGCATGACTTCAGTGTTCAATATGAAAAATCAGCAAATGTTTTCAGAGGGAAactgttttgtttttcaaatttgtttccTGAAGAAAAG AGAGGTGAGATTGTTCAATGGATAAGTCAAGGGGGAGGAGAGGTAATAAGTGGGCAAGCAGAACAGATTGTCCACTATACTGTTGAGTGTCATGGTGTAACACCCATGTTGACTGGTGATTCGAAGAGTTTGTCTGTTTCCAGTCACTGGATACGATCTTGTTTGGAG GCTGGATCCTTGCTGGATGTTGGTAGTCACATTCTTTATTCTCCACTTCCCTGCCATGTTCCCTTGCCTGGATTTGAAAGATTCAGGTTTTGTGTTTCACAGTATGAGGAGAAAGACAGAAATCTCCTAAGAAACTTGTGTTTTGTACTAGGAGCTAAATTTGGGGAGAAGTTGCATAAGAAGGTTACGCATTTGTTGTGTAAATTCACCAATGGACCCAAGTATGATGGTGCTCGTAAATGGGGGATTCAGTCAGTTACATGCGAATGGATATTTGAATGCGTCAAACAG aatGGGGTTGTTGCCGTTGATCAATTTTTACCAAAAGAAGTAACCGCTCAAGATCGAGAGGCAGGACTTTGCACCGTGAGTCAATTTCCTACCCAGGCTGCTCAAATGATAAGTGACATGCCCTCGCAATTGTCAAGCCAATCACAAATTTTGAGAGGCATCACAGATAAAAATGTGGGTTGTGGAGTTGGTAATCATGAGACCAATTTTAAGAAACCAAGTGTTTATAGCAAAAAGGCAAGACTTGTAGAAGAACCTTGCCTATCCAACAAGATGCCTTCGGCATCAAATTCAGGTATTCATGCCTATGGAAAGAATTTTTCTGAAGACAATACGCTAATAGATGGTGGAGAGGTTTGTCGTACTGTTCCTGATGTTGCTGCTGCAATTGAAGACTTGTTAGAGCAGACTAGTAAG ATGCATGGTCAGAGGTCCCCAGCACATACAGGGTGTGAGAGAGGT ATTTACCCGTCTGATCTTTCAGTCCTTGGTGAAGATAATTCCAATCCCCATACCGTTTTTGGGTTATCTAAACACTGGTTAAACAG TACTGAGAGCATATATTCTTATAGAAATGACAGAAAGGAAGATGATGGGGAGGCTTCTCAAGACAGACCAGCAGGAATATACGATGGTTTTAGTGAAACACAGACAGAATCTCAG GTTGTTAGTTATGAAGAAGATTTGTCAGGAAGGCAAAGCCTTATAGATAAATACCGAACTCGAAGTAGCACGCAGTGA
- the LOC106763050 gene encoding DNA topoisomerase 2-binding protein 1-A isoform X5: MGGVLHTKTSLDLNFVIVKNVLARKYKWALNELKKPIVTYEWLKQCSEEHRVVPQESYKVLPFSGLKICVTGIPADVRKEMEKLILQNGGKYSAELTKNCTHLISEAPQGDKYKVAKRWGHIHIVIKKWFDQSIARRACLNEEFFPVQHGSVSSHKVTRDLTMQHSQEKDIGKLQSAASSGTTDSNVQVSCAEFRDRDHEAMPSEFMSSDSQTRIFAKEADAEPPLQTSGELNLDNIVADDSESDDNDLYLSECRILLVGFEALEMRKLINIVRKGGGSRYMSFNDKLTHIVVGNPTEMEKKDVRSLAALGVIYVVKTSWLEDCDHKKKEVPVLRRHIAYDLLQPKASLVKAVTESTSMDHSKSSSCHQSSHQVDFENVKPESLEKRKEQIKDMDINGHSFRKANCRTMLQNQLPDNKLSTQGMSQHDFSVQYEKSANVFRGKLFCFSNLFPEEKRGEIVQWISQGGGEVISGQAEQIVHYTVECHGVTPMLTGDSKSLSVSSHWIRSCLEAGSLLDVGSHILYSPLPCHVPLPGFERFRFCVSQYEEKDRNLLRNLCFVLGAKFGEKLHKKVTHLLCKFTNGPKYDGARKWGIQSVTCEWIFECVKQNGVVAVDQFLPKEVTAQDREAGLCTVSQFPTQAAQMISDMPSQLSSQSQILRGITDKNVGCGVGNHETNFKKPSVYSKKARLVEEPCLSNKMPSASNSGIHAYGKNFSEDNTLIDGGEVCRTVPDVAAAIEDLLEQTSKMHGQRSPAHTGCERGIYPSDLSVLGEDNSNPHTVFGLSKHWLNSTESIYSYRNDRKEDDGEASQDRPAGIYDGFSETQTESQVVSYEEDLSGRQSLIDKYRTRSSTQ, from the exons ATGGGGGGAGTTCTACACACTAAAACATCGTTGGATTTGAACTTTGTCATTGTGAAAAATGTTTTAGCCAGGAAGTACAAG TGGGCTTTGAATGAATTGAAGAAACCAATAGTCACGTATGAATGGCTAAAACAATGCTCAGAGGAGCATCGTGTTGTTCCTCAAGAGTCATACAAGGTCCTTCCTTTCTCTGGGTTAAAGATTTGTGTTACTGGAATTCCTGCAG ATGTTCGTAAAGAGATGGAGAAGCTTATTTTACAAAATGGTGGAAAATACTCTGCGGAATTGACAAAGAATTGCACACATTTGATTTCTGAG GCTCCACAAGGTGACAAGTATAAGGTAGCAAAACGATGGGGCCACATTCATATTGTGATAAAGAAATGGTTTGATCAATCAATTGCTCGGAGAG CATGTCTGAATGAGGAGTTCTTCCCTGTTCAGCATGGATCTGTATCTTCACATAAAGTaactagggacttaacaatgcAACATAGCCAAGAAAAGGATATTGGGAAATTGCAATCTGCGGCATCCTCAGGTACTACAGATTCAAATGTGCAAGTTTCTTGTGCTGAGTTCAGGGACAGAGATCATGAAGCTATGCCATCTGAGTTTATGTCCTCAGATTCACAAACCCGTATATTTGCTAAGGAGGCAGATGCTGAACCTCCATTGCAGACCAGTGGTGAATTGAACCTTGACAATATTGTTGCTGATGATTCTGAATCTGATGATAATGACCTGTACTTATCAGAGTGCAGAATATTACTAGTTGGTTTTGAAGCTTTAGAAATGCGGAAACTAATTAATATTGTGCGCAAAGGTGGAGGCTCCCGGTATATGTCTTTTAATGACAAATTGACACACATAGTAGTTGGGAATCCTACTGAAAT GGAAAAGAAGGATGTGAGGAGTCTCGCTGCTTTAGGTGTAATTTATGTTGTTAAAACCTCATGGCTTGAAGATTGTGAccataaaaagaaagaagtcCCAGTGCTTAGGAGACACATTGCGTATGATCTACTTCAGCCAAAAG CAAGCTTGGTAAAAGCTGTAACAGAAAGCACATCTATGGATCACAGTAAAAGCTCCAGCTGTCATCAAAGCTCGCACCAGGTGGACTTTGAAAATGTGAAGCCAGAAtctttagagaaaagaaaagaacagatAAAAGATATGGATATAAATGGTCACTCATTCCGTAAAGCAAATTGTAGAACAATGTTGCAAAATCAACTTCCTGATAATAAATTGAGCACACAAGGAATGAGCCAGCATGACTTCAGTGTTCAATATGAAAAATCAGCAAATGTTTTCAGAGGGAAactgttttgtttttcaaatttgtttccTGAAGAAAAG AGAGGTGAGATTGTTCAATGGATAAGTCAAGGGGGAGGAGAGGTAATAAGTGGGCAAGCAGAACAGATTGTCCACTATACTGTTGAGTGTCATGGTGTAACACCCATGTTGACTGGTGATTCGAAGAGTTTGTCTGTTTCCAGTCACTGGATACGATCTTGTTTGGAG GCTGGATCCTTGCTGGATGTTGGTAGTCACATTCTTTATTCTCCACTTCCCTGCCATGTTCCCTTGCCTGGATTTGAAAGATTCAGGTTTTGTGTTTCACAGTATGAGGAGAAAGACAGAAATCTCCTAAGAAACTTGTGTTTTGTACTAGGAGCTAAATTTGGGGAGAAGTTGCATAAGAAGGTTACGCATTTGTTGTGTAAATTCACCAATGGACCCAAGTATGATGGTGCTCGTAAATGGGGGATTCAGTCAGTTACATGCGAATGGATATTTGAATGCGTCAAACAG aatGGGGTTGTTGCCGTTGATCAATTTTTACCAAAAGAAGTAACCGCTCAAGATCGAGAGGCAGGACTTTGCACCGTGAGTCAATTTCCTACCCAGGCTGCTCAAATGATAAGTGACATGCCCTCGCAATTGTCAAGCCAATCACAAATTTTGAGAGGCATCACAGATAAAAATGTGGGTTGTGGAGTTGGTAATCATGAGACCAATTTTAAGAAACCAAGTGTTTATAGCAAAAAGGCAAGACTTGTAGAAGAACCTTGCCTATCCAACAAGATGCCTTCGGCATCAAATTCAGGTATTCATGCCTATGGAAAGAATTTTTCTGAAGACAATACGCTAATAGATGGTGGAGAGGTTTGTCGTACTGTTCCTGATGTTGCTGCTGCAATTGAAGACTTGTTAGAGCAGACTAGTAAG ATGCATGGTCAGAGGTCCCCAGCACATACAGGGTGTGAGAGAGGT ATTTACCCGTCTGATCTTTCAGTCCTTGGTGAAGATAATTCCAATCCCCATACCGTTTTTGGGTTATCTAAACACTGGTTAAACAG TACTGAGAGCATATATTCTTATAGAAATGACAGAAAGGAAGATGATGGGGAGGCTTCTCAAGACAGACCAGCAGGAATATACGATGGTTTTAGTGAAACACAGACAGAATCTCAG GTTGTTAGTTATGAAGAAGATTTGTCAGGAAGGCAAAGCCTTATAGATAAATACCGAACTCGAAGTAGCACGCAGTGA